The Arachis ipaensis cultivar K30076 chromosome B03, Araip1.1, whole genome shotgun sequence region TGCCACTGACGAACGACCCAGAGACACTTTGACAGTATGCGATGTGTTACATCTTGTTACTAATTAGAGGCTATCTGATGACGAACAAGGCGAACAACTTGGTCCATCTGTGTTGGCTACCACTGCTTTAGGACTTTGGGCGGTGCCGTGCGTTGTCTTGGGACTCGGTGGTGCTTGCCTGAACATACCATTCACTGTGCTCTGCAGCACACCGAGGCACAACAGACATCGCCGACTGCACTCCGCTGTTGATGTTCTAGATATACCGAATATTTTCTCAGTGGTGTCCACTTGACCGAGGAATTTTCATGTATCATATGGCTACAAGGTAACAATTGTTTGTGTTGCTTACGTTTGAATTTCGAACTTGTTATGACATTCCGTAACATGAACTCGTGTTATTCTTGTAATTGGTGTCAGGTTGATAGGATTGACGCAGCAGAGCAGAGACTAGCATGAGGCGGGAGTTTTGCGATAGCGTCTAGCGATAGACCAGCTACATTGTGACGAGGTTAGCACTACGATTGAAATGACTAGTTTTTTAATTTAGTCCTTTATATAAACTTTGTTgtctaaataaattaaataaaagtatgtagtTACTGAATTTTGTTGTTTGGAACATTATTTACTCTTTGGGATatcaaatatttatttattctataacTGTTGTTTCAGTTTGTCTCGACGCCGTACGATGACCCTACTCTTCAGGCTTTGTGCCCCCCGTAGTTTGTCGAGGAGGCAGAGTGAGGGACATGGATGTCAATCGTCCCCTTCGTCTGCTTCAACATCATAGAGTTTCACCAGGTTGACCGAGTGAAGCGCCAGTTCAATAGAGAGCAGCCGGTGTCTAGCGCCCCAGTTAACGTCGACAGGTTTCTGACATCCACAGGCCGGAACGAAGATGTGTGGTGGCCTCACAGACTTGATGACTGTTACGCTGGCTAGACGAGACGTTTTGAGGAGGGACACAGGATCTCCATTCAACCATGCTTTAACTACAGGCCGACCAGGGAGTATTGGAATTGGTGGCGGGGCGCTTGTCAGGTTATGCACCTATCAGGCCAGGATGTACTTGATGATCCGAGGCTAGCCGATTTACCTGCTGACGTCCAGCCTATTGCCAGCCAGCCGAGGGACGTACTCCACCGTCCCCGGTATGTTCCTGATCGGCGTAGGCGTGCGAGGAAGGCCAGGGAAGACACCCGGTGGCCTGCTCGGAGGGTGAGGGGTGCTAAAGAGCACGAACCAAGAAAGGGGGTTAGGAAGGAGAGGGTCAGGCCTCGCCGGGCGCAATTCGATGTAGAGTCAGATGAGGAGGCAGAGTACGACAGACATGAGGACCATGGAGACATCCTCGTAGGCGATGATAATTCACCCTCACCGCCACCTCCTCCACCTCCTCCACCTCCTCCACCTCCTCCACCTACCGCACCGCGTGATCCATCTGGTTCGGGAGGTCAGCATCATCATCGCGCTGTCTGGGACACCTTACCACCCCGATGGCATGATGCCGGTCCATCCAATAGCTATCCGGAGGAGCAGATGGTTGAGGAGATATTCTTCGATGATGCATTCCAGCTTTATACCGCTGACTAGGTGTCGATGCAATGCCTTGTGGACCAGTTTCGGACTGGGAGAGAGCAGAggatattgttgttgttgtcttgTGCCACTGCAATAAGCAACACCCTACTATATCTGCCATACAAATATGTGCTATCGACGGAAACAAACGGCTTGCAATGTTTGAAAGCCTCAACACAGGATAGAAAAGTCCAAAATACTTTGTTGAACATGCTACAGTTGCAGACCAGAAAGAGTTGGAAAATTGAGATTTCTTATGCATGACATCCAGATCCAATGTATGATAGTGACTTGGTACATTTGATAGTGTCGGAATCGGGTGGGAGGAGGCAAAACATAGCGCACTGCTGTCTCGGTCGACGTTTTTGGTACAAACTCCTCCTACTCATCATCTTCAGAAGAATCACTATCGTTGCTATCCGCATGTACTCTTCGTCGGAGTCTTCCTCACCCACCTCCATGTCTTCCATTGGATTGGCAACATGAATCGGTAGTGGTACGAGAGGTGGGTCATCCTACACAAATGTCGAGTATacagaaccaccaccaccaacatcacCAACCTCGGCGGAAAGCTCCATTACTTGTTCCGCATGATTCTCCCATGGATGTTCAGTCGCACATGCTCGTCACCATGGAGCCAAAATAGTCGAAATCGGAAAACTCCATTACCCAACGGTGCTAGCAACTTATACCCCATCCTTTTGATCTCTCTTCTCCATGTGCCACGAAAGTTGCTGAATATCAAACTTTTCAACTCGGACAACGAACTTACACGCCGAGTGTGCAATAGTAAcggattctcacactcaaatatcacccCATTATCGATGTTTCTCGTACGACAATTTGAGTACACACAAACAACCACATATCCGCTATTACTGGACATTGTTGCCTATTTTTTGTATGAAAAACGAGAGAGAAGAAGATATGAAATATATATGAAGAATGCTAAAGATTGTACATCCTTTTATAGCAATTAAAATTTTGTCTtactatatctcgtttacacttaCGTGTCACACACACCTTATCTCATTTACACCGACTAAGAAACGAattttgataataatttttataattatttatgtaattaaaatatttatttaatttatttaaataaaaaatccaataAATTTTTTNNNNNNNNNNNNNNNNNNNNNNNNNNNNNNNNNNNNNNNNNNNNNNNNNNNNNNNNNNNNNNNNNNNNNNNNNNNNNNNNNNNNNNNNNNNNNNNNNNNNNNNNNNNNNNNNNNNNNNNNNNNNNNNNNNNNNNNNNNNNNNNNNNNNNNNNNNNNNNNNNNNNNNNNNNNNNNNNNNNNNNNNNNNNNNNNNNNNNNNNNNNNNNNNNNNNNNNNNNNNNNNNNNNNNNNNNNNNNNNNNNNNNNNNNNNNNNNNNNNNNNNNNNNNNNNNNNNNNNNNNNNNNNNNNNNNNNNNNNNNNNNNNNNNNNNNNNNNNacaaattttattattatattagtatgttcatgattttaattatacttttaaatactttgaatagatttattttattatattatattttacatataaatatatgttccatcacgtaattaaataaagatatatttttttaataaaaaaatttaataaccaaattaaccattaattatgtggGTAAGAAGTGATTCATGGAAAAAAGAGGCGCTGGCTATACTGGAAAGAGAGGTTGTGTGGGAGGGCAGTAGATGGCGATGACGTTGGCGCcccaactatggttaagataagaaccaattacaatgtgacacataatgaagggtaacttacatgttattttagagggagTTGTGTAGCATTCACCTTAATATAATTGTCGTCCTAAAATTTGGTCAAAAATGTAATTAGTTAATTTTGTTTGTTCTTTATACAGTTACTTTTTTATTCTACACATAACTTCTACTCATGTTGTCTTTTCCTCTATTCTATGGAGTACATGTAGTACTCTCTACCTATCTTTATTtcacttatttaaaaaaaaataatgataaatatgTGTATGGAGAATAGTAAAAAATaacgaaaataaaaattaaaattttaaaaaaataatgttttttaatttttaaattatatgattaaattcttttatttatattaaaaaataaaataaagtctagCAATATCTAGTAAATAATAGatttgtaaatttattttttttaaactaaaaaaatattttttttctaatagtaaaaaaataaaaaattccaacaatatccaaaaaacaaaaaaaaaatgaaaaatttttaatttttaaaattaacttattcttaatttgtgaacAAGTGCAACAAAAAAAAGTCAACTATACAGgtgtataaaaaatatttttaaaaaaattaaaaatttcaaataactaaaatttttatttttgaattttttaattttaagattaaatttttttatttaaattataaaaataaaataaactccaGCAATATCTAGTAAACAATAGATctgtaaatttattattttttaatttttaaactaaaaaaataatttttttctaatagtagaaaaataaaaaattccaaaaatatctaaaaaataaaaaggttgaaaatttttaaattttttaaattagtttatcCTGAATTTGTGAACAAGTNNNNNNNNNNNNNNNNNNNNNNNNNNNNNNNNNNNNNNNNNNNNNNNNNNNNNNNNNNNNNNNNNNNNNNNNNNNNNNNNNNNNNNNNNNNNNNNNNNNNNNNNNNNNNNNNNNNNNNNNNNNNNNNNNNNNNNNNNNNNNNNNNNNNNNNNNNNNNNNNNNNNNNNNNNNNNNNNNNNNNNNNNNNNNNNNNNNNNNNNNNNNNNNNNNNNNNNNNNNNNNNNNNNNNNNNNNNNNNNNNNNNNNNNNNNNNNNNNNNNNNNNNNNNNNNNNNNNNNNNNNNNNNNNNNNNNNNNNNNNNNNNNNNNNNNNNNNNNNNNNNNNNNNNNNNNNNNNNNNNNNNNNNNNNNNNNNNNNNNNNNNNNNNNNNNNNNNNNNNNNNNNNNNNNNNNNNNNNNNNNNNNNNNNNNNNNNNNNNNNNNNNNNNNNNNNNNNNNNNNNNNNNNNNNNNNNNNNNNNNNNNNNNNNNNNNNNNNNNNNNNNNNNNNNNNNNNNNNNNNNNNNNNNNNNNNNNNNNNNNNNNNNNNNNNNNNNNNNNNNNNNNNNNNNNNNNNNNNNNNNNNNNNNNNNNNNNNNNNNNNNNNNNNNNNNNNNNNNNNNNNNNNNNNNNNNNNNNNNNNNNNNNNNNNNNNNNNNNNNNNNNNNNNNNNNNNNNNNNNNNNNNNNNNNNNNNNNNNNNNNNNNNNNNNNNNNNNNNNNNNNNNNNNNNNNNNNNNNNNNNNNNNNNNNNNNNNNNNNNNNNNNNNNNNNNNNNNNNNNNNNNNNNNNNNNNNNNNNNNNNNNNNNNNNNNNNNNNNNNNNNNNNNNNNNNNNNNNNNNNNNNNNNNNNNNNNNNNNNNNNNNNNNNNNNNNNNNNNNNNNNNNNNNNNNNNNNNNNNNNNNNNNNNNNNNNNNNNNNNNNNNNNNNNNNgttgttttcttttattttttatccacattttaaatattcaaaataaaaatataaaaaagcatACAAAAATAATATAGATAATTTCAGTATTTCACAGACAAAAATAGGAACACAATGGGACCCATCTCTTGATCCTTTCCCAGTCTTTCTTTCCCCATGCAAAATAACACCAAATCCCCCCACACGCACTTCGCCCATCTTCTCATTTCCTTGATAATTCACCCAGTCACACCATCCATCAAGGAAACTCCACTCAAACCAAACagtattattagtttattactcTCACCAACACACCACTACTCTTGTTCTCCCCAACCCCCCACCACACTAACAAATTAACCATTTATAGTTACTCACAGTATAATTCCTTTCAGTTTCATGACCACCTTCCTCCTCTTATTCTTTTGTTCATAACCAACTCTCTCACTAAACCATGAAGGCCGCCTCCTACTCTAATTCAAGAACCATCTAACCGACCTTGACAACTCACTCTCTTCATGGAACCCTTCAGACACAACCCCGTGCCATTGGTGGGGTGTCACGTGCCGCAACGCCACCACAACTCCCGTAACTGTCACCGTCACCTCTCTCAACCTCCCCTCTGCCACTCTCAACGGCCGCCTGCAATCCCTCTCCGTTTGCCGCCGTCTCCGTCACCTCGACCTCTCCCAAAACACTCTCGTTGGAACCATTTCCTTCTCCCTCTCCCTCCTCACCGCCCTCCGCCACCTCGACCTCTCCTTCAACAACCTCTCCGGCGACATCCCCACTCAACTCAGCCACACTCTTCACCGCCTCGTGTTACTTGACTTAGTCAACAACTTCCTCAGTGGACCATTCCCGAACTCGTTAACTAACATGACGTCACTCAAGGTCCTTCATTTAGCATACAACTCCTTTGCGCCGAATTGGATCATTGAATAACCTTTTGGAGTTTCATGGTGGTAATAATAAGCTTTCTGGTAGAATCCCTGATAGCATGGCTAAATTGATCCAGTTGGGTACTCTTGATTTGAGCTATAATGAAATGTCTGGTGAAATTCTGGGTTGGATTAGCGGTTTGAATAGACTCAATGAGCTTAATTTGGCACATAATAGGTTTAGTAGCACAATTCCAAAGGAATTAGGAAGGTTGTCTGAGCTCACTGTCCTTGATCTTTCTAGTAACCAATTTTCTGGTGAGATTCCTCTAGAGCTGGAGAATCTGAAGCTCAATAAGTTCAATTTGTCATACAATCGGCTTTCTTGGGATGTTCTGCCTCATTATGCCACTAAGAATTATGAAATATGTTTTGTAGGAAACCCTGAGCTTTGTGTTAAAGGATTTGGGAAATGTCATAGCTCAAGGGGTAGAAAGTACCGGAGGTATGCATGGATTTTCAGGTCCATATTTGCAGTTGCTAGAATCTTGTTCATCCTTGGGGTGGCTGTGTTTTATGTGAGATACAGGAActtaagaaagaagaagagaagtttaAATGTTTCAAAATGGAGGTCGTTTCATAAGCTAGGCTTTGATGAGTTTGagattgtgaaattgatgagtgAAGACAATGTGATAGGGAGTAGATCATCTGGGAAGGTTTACAAGGTTGTTCTAAGCAGTGGTGCTGTTGTGGCCGTCAAGAAATTATGGAGAGAAACCAAGGATGGAATTGGGATTGTTGGTTCTGAAAaagatgaatttgatgttgaagttgAAACACTAGGAAAAATAAGGCACAAAAATATAGTAAGGTTGTGGAGTTGCTACAACAGTGGTGACAGCAGGCTCCTGGTTTATGAATATATACCGAATGGGAACTTGGCCGATATGTTGAAGAGTAACAAGAAAAGCTTGTTGGATTGGCCAACAAGGTACAAGATTGCAATTGATGCTGCTGAGGGGCTTTCTTATTTGCATCATAGGGATGTAAAATCGAACAACATATTGCTCGACAGTGAGTTTGGAGCAAAAGTGGCTGATTTTGGAGTTGCCAAAATTGTTAATGGAACTAGCCAAGGGGCGGTGTCCATGTCTGTAATTGCAGGCTCTTATGGTTACATCGCACCAGGTTGGTGAATTTCAGTTGACAAttgattaattatatatttaCTTAGTCAGTATTTTGGAGTCCTCTTTTTGTTGTGTATGCTATATTCTAAAATATCAAATCAGAGTAAATATATGAGCCTGTCAAAATTTGTATTTGTGCTTTGTTTATCTTTGTCTATATGACAATGTTTCATAACGCTGAACTATAAAGAAATTTGCTGTGTTTCATAAGCAACTCGTGTGGAATTATTATGGGTGACACTGTATATTGTTTTATTTACCTTATCATGATTTCTGTTGTTTGCAAGCTGTGAAAAGAAATAGCTAATGAGCATTTATCAACAAAATGTGTGGAGTTCTTACTCATTAACCAGATAGCAGAGCTACATAGAAAAAAATTTGACTTTTGTCTCCAACTTTTGTTTTGTCCTGTGCAGAATATGCATATACTCTTCGGGTGAACAAAAAGAGTGATATTTACAGCTTTGGTGTTGTCATTTTGGAGTTAGTAACCGAAAGACCTTCTAATCATGCAGATTACGGGGAAAATGATATGGTAAAATGGGTCTCATCCTTGTTGGAACAGAAAGGAATGGATCATGTGATTGATCCTGCCCTTGATTCAACATACAGGGAGGAAATCAGCAAGGTACTTAGTGTGAGGTTTCTCTGCACAAACGTTCTCCCTATAAACTGCCCTGCAATGTGGTGGGTGGTGAAAATGCCTCGGGAAGCAGCAACGGTTCCCAGATCCCGAAGAATGAGGGAGGTAACACACTCCCCTTATTTTGATAGAGATTTCTTATCGTGAAAGAAGCATAGTTCCATTGGATGGAACTTGGAAGTATGAACCCTACTCAGTGTAGTCTCACATCGAcagataaaagaaaagcatagtccTTATAAGCTTCTCACCGCATATGTTTGTTCGCCGAGTTGTGTAACGCCAGCTTGTGACCCAAGTGGGGGCAATTAAGGTGATGGAACAAGTGTTCTGGCCTGCTAGGTTGGGCTTGCAAGGGCTAATTGTCGGCCTGCCCACTCCAAGTTGAGAGTTGGGCCCGGTAGTCTGGGCGAAGGCCCAAGGCCCCTCGGCCCCTAAAATGGAGGGTAATGCGCGAGGCTGGCTTAACAGAGCAGCGACCACTTCCTGCTCCCAACAGTGGAGGGATCACAGGCCACTGTTCTTCTGGCCCGATATAACCTGGTAGGCCTAGCATCCTGGACCatcattttttataatttttattcctcaacGTTAGGACAAAATAAAAGGCTGTTTCTTTTACTCGGTTTCAGATTTATTAAACACAATCTTTATTCTTTATACCTTGCCATCCCAGTCTAGGAACATAGTAATTTATAATTACTTACATAACCATAACGTACATTATTTAATAATACACCTTGCCATCCCACTCACTCATTGAAGAAAGCATGTTATTATGTTAAATCAAACTTTTTACTCAACTCGTCACTAAGACTATAATGGTTCTTAAAGCACAGCGATAACAGAATGTCAAGTTGTCAACAATGAATGCTGATGAACTTGAGTGTAATTGAGAGAAGCTGAAAAATTTTCCTTGTATATATCTATTATTGCTTTAATTACATTAGAGACTCATATTATTGCAGGATCACTAGGATTGACACTATTGATTTACCAAATAAATTGCATTAATGTGAACAATGAAAATGATCAAATTCTTGTATGCATGTGTCTCAAAAGGATGAATAGAAGAGGGTCCTAAGTTTTTCCATTAAAGTCAATAGAGCCATCGACAATTTGATCAAAACTATTACCAAGTATATCTTCGGGCTTGAAGATGGATAATTGGAAGAGGCGGTGGAGTTTTCTAAAAAGATATGCATGGTAAAATTTTGGTATTAGTCATGAAAAATTTTCATACTATAAAGATGTTTCTAATGAAAGATTGGTTAAACTCAAGTTGAGTTACACCagaatttattatatataaataaattcatTGTAAGTTTGTAATTCTAACTGAAAATAGTTATAATTGtacttaattaaataaaaaattataaccaTAAAATCTAAGCATAAGTTCATTACGACTCTAACTAAATTTATACTGAAGCAATTTGAAGGAAATAGTCCTTCCAAATCCTAGGGTGATATGGAGATAAAATTTTTGAAGATAAAAATATGACATTAGAATCAAATTTTTAGTGTgttgaataaattaaaaaattcgaAGAATTTTAAATATAGATTTTTGCAATATTTATTGAAAAACTTATATATATACTctccattttaattttttatcagtCTCATTCTAAACAAATTGAAAATTCATAATATCAATTGTTTTTAATATCAAGATAATATTAATAAtgtatttttataataatattaatttaaaatatataatgatNNNNNNNNNNNNNNNNNNNNNNNNNNNNNNNNNNNNNNNNNNNNNNNNNNNNNNNNNNNNNNNNNNNNNNNNNNNNNNNNNNNNNNNNNNNNNNNNNNNNNNNNNNNNNNNNNNNNNNNNNNNNNNNNNNNNNNNNNNNNNAAATATATAATGATGCTTAATAAAATCTATATATTATTGAGacaaatgttaaaaaaaaaaagagagcatataaataaataattaattttcttaaACACCGATCCATTTGTCTTTAAAACTTAAGTACCACATAAACTTTTGCATACACATGACATACTTTCACCTGCTACTATTAATTTGTTAGCTTGATATGATATAAGTCTAGGATAATATAAAATGAAGTAACCAATAATATAATGGTTCATATAAATCAAGGCGAAAGGATGGTTGGGACCTAATGATTTTCACCTTTATACTCAAATAGAGCAATATGCTTTCTAACAACCACCAACACTAGACAAAAAGTAGGGACGCTACTTGCTACTTCTAATCTTAGTTAATCTCATCAAATTTACAAAATCCACCTCATAGATCCATATGCACACAAACTAAATTaatcatatataataattatgAATTTCATAAGTAGGGAACTCAGAGAGGAGGGAGTAGCATTTGGATCACTTCTACTCCCTTCATTTTAAGCGATTGTTAGTTTTGTTATTTGATTAGCAATGTTGTTAGAAACTTACCATTCGACCCCTTTAACATTCTCAATATAATGTCTGTAATGAACACAATTATATTTATACCGATTAAACAAGAAGCCTTGAAAATTAGTATTACATATCCAACATTACAGTCAACAATCCAtgtaaagataaaagaaaaaattattctAAAGGACCGTTaggaagatttaattattaaaagagatctttaataccaaaattattaaaaaggaccaaATTTTTTTATCTTCCTAAATTACTGATTATTTATTTACATTCATATATCCATACAACACATTAATTTTTACACCCTTGGATGAATGACCCATTTAGCTACAGCTTTGATAGGATTTTTGAAAGGAAAAAAGAATTTCAAATGAGTTATTTGCACTTTGAATGCAGTAAATGTATTTAGCATATTAGCATAAttgctaattcaattagcttGCTATTGTGAACCGAAAGCTGGATGCAATTTTTCTAAATTTGACTGTCAAACTGAGTAACATAAAGAGTTTGTGTAAAATATGgatattaaaaagatttaaaaagatttaattattaaaaaggatcTTTAATACTAAAATTATTAAGAAGGACTAAATCTTTTTACATAATATTTAAGAAGAAGAACCAAATCTTTTTATAAGGAGATAAATATATCCTTAACTATTTTTCTTTAACCATATTTATTT contains the following coding sequences:
- the LOC107632602 gene encoding receptor-like protein kinase HSL1 — encoded protein: MAKLIQLGTLDLSYNEMSGEILGWISGLNRLNELNLAHNRFSSTIPKELGRLSELTVLDLSSNQFSGEIPLELENLKLNKFNLSYNRLSWDVLPHYATKNYEICFVGNPELCVKGFGKCHSSRGRKYRRYAWIFRSIFAVARILFILGVAVFYVRYRNLRKKKRSLNVSKWRSFHKLGFDEFEIVKLMSEDNVIGSRSSGKVYKVVLSSGAVVAVKKLWRETKDGIGIVGSEKDEFDVEVETLGKIRHKNIVRLWSCYNSGDSRLLVYEYIPNGNLADMLKSNKKSLLDWPTRYKIAIDAAEGLSYLHHRDVKSNNILLDSEFGAKVADFGVAKIVNGTSQGAVSMSVIAGSYGYIAPEYAYTLRVNKKSDIYSFGVVILELVTERPSNHADYGENDMVKWVSSLLEQKGMDHVIDPALDSTYREEISKVLSVRFLCTNVLPINCPAMWWVVKMPREAATVPRSRRMREVTHSPYFDRDFLS